The Podarcis muralis chromosome 8, rPodMur119.hap1.1, whole genome shotgun sequence genomic sequence ATTGTACTGCTGTTATAAAGAGAGAAATCTCTGTTGTCTTAAAAcgattctctttttttcttttcttccagtgATCATTTCCCCATACCTTTATGAGAGCTACCCCATGCCTATCATTCCACAGCCTGAGATCCTGAGCTCAGTTGCTTACAACCCCATCACAGTGTGGACTACAACTGGGCTGCTGCCTTCCCCTTTACCCAGTGACCTCTCACCTCTCTCCGGATACCCTTCGTCTTTGGGAAGAGTCAGCCCACCTCCACATTCTGacacttcatccaaggatcacagcgGCTCAGAGAGTCCCATTAGTGATGAAGAAGAGAGGATCCAGTCCAAACTTTCCGACCCTCATGCAACTGAAGCAGAGAAATTTCAATGCAGCTTATGCAATAAGACCTACTCAACTTTTTCTGGACTGGCGAAGCATAAGCAGTTGCACTGTGATGCCCAGTCTAGGAAATCTTTCAGCTGTAAATACTGTGACAAGGAATATGTGAGCCTAGGAGCTCTTAAGATGCACATCAGGACCCACACACTACCTTGTGTCTGCAAGATCTGTGGCAAGGCTTTCTCTAGACCATGGTTACTTCAAGGACACATCAGAACACATACTGGTAAGAGGGGAAATGTGATTGTGCATAGCATGTATTGCTGCAGTAGCATGTATTGCTGCaataattccatttttaaaaaatccataaggCTTTATGGTCAATTTCATGTTTACCAGTTATACTGTTTGCTCTGCTAAATGTTCACcagacttcttttctttttaaatcatttaTGAGTGGGTCAGCTTATGTACTGGTGTAACACTTTTTCACTTTAGAGAACTTAAAGTTTGCTTCGGCAAGCTGTCACAAGACAGGGATCCATTTGACCCTAAGAATTCCATGCTTCAACATGAGTGTTGGAACACGCTTTTGGAAGGAATGCAGGTGCAAGGTAGACAGATCAGACAGCAAACAAGAGAGAAGGAAGTAAGCAGAAATACCAGGTTCCCTATGCAATAATCTGCAGTCAAGTATTGTACCCAAGCAATGCACACAGCAAACCCCCTTAGTCAGCATATAGGCACAGAATTTTACACTCTGATCAAATGTGCAGTTCTTGGAAATGAGTTCCACAGAAAGCAATAAGTCTTACATGTAAGAAATATGTGTACTGTAGAAAGTCATTT encodes the following:
- the SNAI2 gene encoding zinc finger protein SNAI2, which gives rise to MPRSFLVKKHFNSSKKPNYGELDTHTVIISPYLYESYPMPIIPQPEILSSVAYNPITVWTTTGLLPSPLPSDLSPLSGYPSSLGRVSPPPHSDTSSKDHSGSESPISDEEERIQSKLSDPHATEAEKFQCSLCNKTYSTFSGLAKHKQLHCDAQSRKSFSCKYCDKEYVSLGALKMHIRTHTLPCVCKICGKAFSRPWLLQGHIRTHTGEKPFSCPHCNRAFADRSNLRAHLQTHSDVKKYQCKNCSKTFSRMSLLHKHEESGCCVAH